Genomic DNA from Bombus affinis isolate iyBomAffi1 chromosome 8, iyBomAffi1.2, whole genome shotgun sequence:
AATGCCTATATTAAATATGGACATTTTTGGGTGAGATTGTAACTTCTTTTTCACTTTATGTTTATACAAACTTGTATATTCATATATTCACGACATTTGCTCACATTTGCTCGAGATACATGTTTTACAAATATACAGAAGATacctatttttataaatttataacatgTTGTAATATACAAGGTATTTTGTTTATGTTACCTTCTTTCGTGTTGCTATTATTCCCCACATGAATAAAATCGTGTAGAGAAAACGTAGGTGTACCTACGTCGTACGACGAACACTGTGATGAATAATTTCGACTTTCAAGGCCACTTTTCTATCTATAAATCTGCAATTAACATTTACAATCTGACCTATCATCGCTTGACATATAACCTACAATGCAAGATCCAAGATTAAATAGAATTTTGGATATAGTGGCAAATTTTGCTTTCTTTTGAAAATACATAATCCTGAAAACTGGGTGAAGCAATAGAAACGACACGTGTTTGCTCGTATAAGCGGACAATTGTGGTCCTAATTGAAAAACAGTTAAGCGTATTTGCAGAGTACTTCTATAATCATACCACGTCGAGAAAACGGTCATACAAATATTAGTGAATCATTCACTTATCTACGACCACGAGATCCATGCATTAAACATGTTCAAACATAGAGAATTTCTCTTTATACTCTGCTACCAAATTCATCTTTCCATATCTTTTGTACAAGCAATTCGAAATGTTTAGCACGATATGTACAATATCTTCGTAAGACGAAGAAATagttttattttcaaatataaaaatccTCTTCGAGATTGATCTTATGGATTACAATTTGTCTAGAGAAAGCAGACCACGTTTTTTTCTAAATGTAATAATTATACTTTGTATGAATTACAATTTAGTTTCGTCGATTAGTCTTTCATTTTGTTGTCTTCAAATCTGAAAATTAGTATCGAAAGCGTTAGATGTTTCGTACGAACATCTAATTATCAGCTTAAAATGGGTGTTCCAGATTTTTCCAGCCAGATTTTGTTAAGATCAGAGTTACCCTACAGAAAAGTCACTATTTGTATGAAATCGGAAAATATTATCTTCCTTCTTATGTATTCCCACTTTTAATAAATCTTCCAACAATCTGTATTTATGTAACACTTTTGTCCTTTAGTAAGTAATTATTGAGTAATTAGTGAGTAATTTATACCCATAGAATATACTGACAAATCGTGGCTGGAAGTACCTGCAATACCCTATATGTGCATATTATGATGTTTACTCTTAAGCATTTTCCACAAGGTGTCATTTTAGCTATTCTGGGTAGATATTGTCTTTCTGGTGGTAATGGTCTGGTACGAAGTCGATAAGATGTTTGTGCTAGTTTCTCTGTACGAGTTTGGGGAGTTGGAAGAGTTTGAAGAGTAGACGAAGGAGCACATCGAAACATGCCGCGTAAAATTCGTTCTAGATGCAGAAATTAATGTCAAAATCCGGTTACTCCTCATAATTTCGAGATAATGAAACACGCGTTTTAAAATATACACGgataattaaataatgaaaataacttACGGGAAGAGCCTGTACTATCGTCTGTGTCCAGGCTATCGAATGTGATGTCTCCTGCTGCTATAGTATCGTCTGTGGACAGTgattttgatttaaaaaaattatttgatataatAATTAAGCTTGTGAAACTATCATATTACCGTATCTTTATGATTATATGTAATAGTTTTTTAAATGGTTAAACTTTCACGATATTTATTGGATGACGTATTTGTGGTTCTTTGAGATTCGACCGTGTTTTTGATAGTACGTCGCTCTTTGTTCCACCGTTTCAGTGAACATTCCTCGAAACAGACGTGACACTCTTGTAGAATTTTCAGAAAGAAAGACCTGAAGTTTCCGATCTGCTCTGAAGAAGTGAACAACTCGTACTATCAAAAACATGATCGAAACTCGCAGAATCACAAGTACATTACATCATCATAATGCCATTATTATAAGTATGAAATGTATAAGTATGGTTTTACATTATTGGTTGACATACAATTCAAACGACGAGATGCTACAGCTACTCCCTGTCTCAGATCGCGGCGTTGGCTGAGTACTCTAAGTGGCGCAGCTGGCGTACGGAATTCTCGTCGGGTTGATACAGGAGTTCTTGGGGTTACTGGGGTTGCACAGGCAGGCGAGCAATATTCGTCATAAGAGTCTTCAACGATTTGATCTACTGGTGTGCGCCATGATGCTTCTTGCGAGCTTAGTCTTCAAATACCATATAAatgatgttataaatatttattttatttcattatttattatcatCCTTGCCTTTTGACTTGGGATGTCTTCCGGTTGACATAATATCTACATTTACATTCTAAACTCTCATCTTGCTAATTAACTCaaaacattttattattatagttgtttatattatttaaacgatatTTTCGTGTACGACTGACACCTGACAGCACATACCATTTATTTTAGTTTCATAATTACTAATAAATCTTAAATTGTAATTACGTATTTAAGACTATTTAAGAatggaataatttattatttgtcTGTTTATCAAACATGTGAAGTTTAACGTGTAGGTAATGTTTAACATAACCAAAGATGATGAGGTTAATTCGatattaaaattgtaaatatatggACATACgtgacttttcttttttt
This window encodes:
- the LOC126919896 gene encoding uncharacterized protein LOC126919896, with amino-acid sequence MCSCNKQECTDDFVNLSYEPELSSQEASWRTPVDQIVEDSYDEYCSPACATPVTPRTPVSTRREFRTPAAPLRVLSQRRDLRQGVAVASRRLNYDTIAAGDITFDSLDTDDSTGSSQRILRGMFRCAPSSTLQTLPTPQTRTEKLAQTSYRLRTRPLPPERQYLPRIAKMTPCGKCLRI